One Acidobacteriota bacterium genomic region harbors:
- a CDS encoding DUF2071 domain-containing protein, with the protein MPFAVGFQRWEHLLFLHWEVKQELIQRRLPEGVRVDTFEGSAYVSILPFRIPESRPLLFPRKLSPLLPGSSLIELNFRTYVRGPGDEPAIWFFSVDASSPAAVAGARLIYRLPYFRADMSHTIENETFHFKSVRRTGAPARCAVSYRPSGTAAPAMPGTLDHFLAERYVLFAGSGRRLLRARVEHAPYPLRRAEVGHLEENLIELEGFESARRLPVNHYAAGLDVKISAPELVRAEDRSQESGDRIQEKPGKDRGFVAGFSNR; encoded by the coding sequence ATGCCGTTTGCCGTGGGATTCCAGCGTTGGGAGCACCTTCTGTTCCTTCACTGGGAGGTGAAGCAGGAGCTGATTCAGCGCCGGCTGCCGGAGGGAGTGAGGGTCGATACCTTCGAAGGAAGCGCCTACGTGAGCATTCTTCCGTTCCGGATTCCGGAGTCCCGGCCCCTCCTGTTCCCGCGCAAACTCTCTCCGCTGCTTCCGGGCTCATCCCTCATCGAGCTCAACTTCCGGACCTACGTTCGGGGGCCGGGCGATGAGCCTGCAATCTGGTTCTTCAGTGTCGACGCTTCGAGCCCTGCGGCGGTTGCCGGGGCGCGGCTGATCTACCGGTTGCCCTATTTCCGGGCAGACATGTCTCACACGATCGAGAACGAAACCTTCCACTTCAAATCGGTTCGCCGCACCGGTGCACCGGCGCGATGCGCGGTGTCGTACCGGCCATCCGGTACGGCGGCTCCCGCGATGCCGGGAACTCTCGACCACTTCCTCGCCGAGCGTTACGTTCTCTTCGCCGGATCCGGACGCCGGCTGCTCCGGGCACGGGTCGAACACGCTCCTTATCCTCTGCGCCGAGCGGAGGTGGGACATCTGGAGGAGAACCTCATCGAGCTGGAAGGATTCGAATCCGCCAGGAGACTTCCGGTCAATCACTATGCGGCCGGACTGGACGTGAAGATCTCTGCGCCGGAACTGGTCCGGGCAGAAGACAGGAGCCAGGAATCAGGAGACAGGATTCAGGAAAAGCCTGGGAAAGACAGAGGTTTCGTCGCCGGCTTCTCTAATCGTTGA
- the ygiD gene encoding 4,5-DOPA dioxygenase extradiol: MGQRRMPAVFIGHGNPMHAITENVWATAWHELGATIPKPRGIVSISAHWFIRETAVTAMEKPGTIHDFGGFPRELFAVEYPAPGDPKLAAEVCELITEAAECRMSEDWGLDHGTWAVLRHMFPDAEVPVVQLSIDRTRSGRDHFDIGTALRPLREDGVLILGSGNVVHNLHAASWGNDEVHPWAVSFEERVRRAITDREFQPLIEYEDFGNEGRLAIPTPDHYLPLLYVLGVARADDDVEFPTGGIDLGSVSMLSVVFTNS, translated from the coding sequence ATGGGGCAGCGACGAATGCCGGCGGTCTTCATCGGGCATGGCAATCCGATGCATGCGATCACGGAGAACGTGTGGGCGACCGCCTGGCACGAGCTCGGGGCGACGATTCCGAAACCGCGAGGGATCGTGTCGATCTCGGCGCACTGGTTCATCCGCGAGACTGCCGTGACCGCGATGGAGAAGCCGGGGACGATTCACGACTTCGGAGGCTTTCCCCGGGAGCTGTTCGCGGTCGAGTACCCGGCGCCCGGAGATCCGAAGCTGGCCGCAGAGGTCTGCGAGCTGATCACAGAGGCGGCCGAATGCAGAATGAGCGAGGACTGGGGCCTCGATCACGGAACGTGGGCGGTGCTGCGTCACATGTTCCCCGACGCCGAAGTACCGGTCGTTCAGCTGTCGATCGATCGGACGAGATCAGGCCGGGATCATTTCGACATCGGAACGGCTCTCAGACCTCTCCGTGAGGATGGCGTCCTGATCCTCGGAAGCGGCAACGTCGTCCACAATCTCCACGCAGCGAGCTGGGGCAACGACGAAGTTCATCCGTGGGCAGTGTCGTTCGAGGAGCGGGTGCGCAGAGCAATCACCGATCGCGAGTTCCAGCCGCTCATCGAATACGAAGACTTCGGCAACGAAGGCCGGCTCGCCATCCCGACCCCCGATCACTATCTGCCGTTGCTCTATGTCCTCGGAGTCGCGCGCGCCGACGACGACGTTGAGTTTCCCACCGGCGGTATCGATCTCGGTTCGGTCTCGATGCTCTCGGTCGTGTTCACGAATTCTTAG
- a CDS encoding glucose 1-dehydrogenase, which yields MSVEIDLSDRTVLITGASRGIGRAAAELIGRAGARVVVHYGSQRSAAEEVVRTIGPERSVAVQADLASNDDIQALAGSAIERFGRIDVLVNNAAIFTHHPFDGESFEEWVEGWRTVFDVNLFGTAQLTWLAMRSMREHGGGTVINVASRASTRGETEYISYGASKAALLNLTRSIARACAKDGITSNAITPGFIDTDMAADEVARRGDELRAEVPLGRLGIPADVAGVILFLASPLASYLNGATIDVNGGSWFS from the coding sequence ATGAGCGTCGAGATCGATCTATCGGATCGCACCGTACTGATCACGGGAGCATCGCGCGGAATCGGACGAGCCGCCGCGGAGCTCATCGGGCGAGCCGGCGCGCGCGTCGTCGTCCACTACGGTTCGCAGCGGTCCGCCGCCGAAGAGGTCGTCCGGACGATCGGCCCCGAACGATCGGTCGCGGTCCAGGCCGATCTCGCCTCGAACGATGACATTCAGGCGCTCGCGGGGTCGGCGATCGAGCGCTTCGGACGAATCGACGTCTTGGTCAACAATGCGGCGATTTTCACGCATCATCCGTTCGACGGAGAGAGCTTCGAGGAGTGGGTCGAGGGATGGCGAACGGTATTCGACGTCAACCTCTTCGGAACCGCGCAACTCACGTGGCTCGCGATGCGGTCGATGCGCGAGCACGGCGGTGGCACCGTGATCAATGTCGCATCCCGCGCATCGACGCGCGGCGAGACCGAGTACATCTCCTACGGCGCATCGAAGGCGGCGCTGCTCAATCTGACCCGCTCGATCGCGCGAGCGTGCGCGAAGGACGGGATCACATCCAACGCCATCACGCCCGGCTTCATCGATACCGACATGGCCGCCGACGAGGTCGCCCGACGCGGTGACGAGCTTCGCGCCGAGGTTCCCCTGGGGCGCCTCGGCATTCCGGCCGACGTCGCCGGCGTGATTCTCTTTCTCGCTTCGCCCCTCGCCTCGTATCTCAACGGCGCGACCATCGACGTCAATGGCGGCTCGTGGTTTTCCTAG
- the ugpC gene encoding sn-glycerol-3-phosphate ABC transporter ATP-binding protein UgpC: MANVTLDRVRKVYDGDYVAIEEATFEAKDGELLVFVGPSGCGKSTLLRMIAGLEEITSGTIRIGDRIVNDVAPQARDVAMVFQTYALYPHMTVRKNLAFGLKLRKASKEEIDRRVGIAADLLELGPLLDRKPKQLSGGQRQRVALGRALVREPAVFLLDEPLSNLDAKLRLQMRTEIAKLHRRLGTTMIYVTHDQIEAMTLGDRIVVLNDGRIQQIDTPMNLYLKPKNLFVAGFIGSPAMNFIRGRVEVDPSMSFISRDGALRVPLDERSPGGSREAILGVRPEDLDIDGRGGETVLELVEPVGNETFVYARAGETQLVARVAPTDLPKPDSRIGLRFDPEKLHLFDPSDGARL; the protein is encoded by the coding sequence ATGGCCAACGTCACGCTCGATCGGGTTCGGAAGGTCTACGACGGCGATTACGTGGCCATCGAGGAGGCGACATTCGAGGCGAAAGACGGTGAGCTGCTCGTCTTCGTCGGCCCCTCCGGCTGCGGCAAGAGCACGCTGCTGCGAATGATTGCCGGGCTGGAGGAGATCACCTCCGGCACGATCAGGATCGGGGACCGGATCGTCAACGACGTCGCACCGCAGGCTCGCGACGTCGCGATGGTGTTCCAGACGTATGCGCTCTATCCGCACATGACGGTGCGGAAGAACCTCGCCTTCGGTCTGAAGCTGCGGAAGGCGAGCAAAGAGGAGATCGATCGGCGCGTCGGAATCGCCGCGGACCTTCTCGAGCTCGGCCCGCTTCTCGACCGGAAACCGAAGCAGCTCTCGGGGGGTCAGAGGCAGCGCGTCGCGCTCGGGCGGGCGCTCGTCCGGGAGCCGGCCGTCTTTCTGCTCGACGAGCCGCTCTCGAATCTCGATGCGAAGCTCCGTCTGCAGATGCGGACAGAGATCGCGAAGCTCCACCGGCGGCTAGGAACGACGATGATCTACGTCACGCATGACCAGATCGAGGCGATGACCCTCGGAGACCGGATCGTCGTGCTCAACGACGGCCGCATCCAGCAGATCGATACACCGATGAATCTCTATCTGAAGCCAAAGAATCTCTTCGTAGCGGGATTCATCGGAAGCCCGGCGATGAACTTCATCCGCGGGCGGGTGGAAGTGGATCCGTCGATGAGCTTCATTTCGCGGGACGGCGCGCTGAGGGTCCCGCTCGATGAGCGATCTCCAGGGGGGAGCCGGGAGGCGATTCTCGGCGTTCGCCCCGAGGATCTCGACATCGACGGGCGGGGCGGGGAGACGGTGCTCGAGCTGGTCGAGCCGGTGGGAAACGAGACGTTCGTCTACGCTCGCGCGGGGGAGACGCAGCTCGTCGCGCGAGTCGCGCCGACCGACCTGCCGAAACCGGACAGCCGCATCGGGCTCCGCTTCGACCCCGAGAAGCTTCACCTGTTCGATCCGTCGGACGGAGCACGCCTGTAG
- a CDS encoding DedA family protein, translating to MDSWIVDMVKAMGLWGVALLMFVENVFPPIPSELIMPLAGYLTIAGDLRVWPAILAGSFGSLAGASLWYFLAKRYSKGRFRSFIERRGVWFAMDLDDLDRAQSWFERHGKTAVFVGRLVPGIRTLISVPAGLSGMGIAPFLLWSALGTFVWTAFLTFAGRFLGQQFEQLEQWIGPISWVVLGGMLVWYVVGVVRKMRKSKRGERGAMRDER from the coding sequence ATGGACTCGTGGATCGTCGACATGGTGAAGGCGATGGGGCTCTGGGGCGTAGCTCTCCTGATGTTTGTCGAGAACGTCTTCCCCCCGATCCCCTCCGAGCTCATCATGCCACTCGCCGGATATCTGACGATCGCCGGTGACCTTCGCGTCTGGCCCGCGATCCTCGCCGGAAGCTTCGGGTCGCTCGCCGGCGCGTCACTCTGGTACTTCCTCGCGAAGCGATATTCGAAGGGACGATTCCGGTCATTCATCGAAAGGCGCGGTGTGTGGTTCGCGATGGATCTCGACGATCTCGACCGGGCACAGTCGTGGTTCGAACGCCATGGGAAAACCGCGGTATTCGTCGGCAGGCTCGTTCCGGGAATCCGCACGCTGATCTCGGTGCCGGCGGGACTGAGCGGCATGGGAATCGCGCCGTTCCTTCTCTGGTCGGCGCTCGGAACATTCGTCTGGACGGCTTTTCTGACGTTCGCGGGGCGATTTCTGGGCCAGCAGTTCGAACAGCTCGAACAGTGGATCGGCCCGATCTCCTGGGTGGTACTCGGCGGCATGCTGGTCTGGTACGTGGTGGGTGTGGTGCGAAAGATGAGGAAGAGCAAGAGGGGCGAGCGAGGAGCGATGAGAGACGAGCGATGA
- a CDS encoding aldehyde dehydrogenase, which translates to MSRDSDIEILNFIDGELGSASSGATLDLFEPATGERVGRVAASDATDVDRAVAAAKRAFPGWSRTPAAERSRLLLRLADLIEGDFENLIEMESRDTGKSISLARKLDIPRAVLNFRFFATAILHEQAESHATDQAAVNYTLRQPLGVAGLISPWNLPLYLLSWKIAPAIATGNTCVAKPSELTPRTAMRLSELVAEAEIPRGVINIVHGRGPEAGAAISGHPEVPLISFTGGTATGEIVARTAAPMFKKLSLELGGKNPNVIFADADLDEAIAGTLRSSFWNQGEICLCGSRILVERSIFDEFMKRFVEETEKLVVGDPLDDATDVGALISREHLDKVLGYVELAREEGGEIVSGGKRPGSLPPRIANGWFLEPTIITGLGSECRTFQEEIFGPVVTVTPFDDEDEAVRLANDVRYGLSASVWTSNLGRAHRVAARIDSGTVWVNTWLLRDLRTAFGGMKASGVGREGGRWSLEFFTEPKTVCVKL; encoded by the coding sequence ATGAGCAGAGACTCCGACATCGAAATCCTCAACTTCATCGACGGAGAGCTCGGTTCGGCCAGCTCGGGCGCGACGCTCGATCTGTTCGAGCCCGCGACCGGTGAGCGGGTGGGTCGTGTCGCCGCGAGCGACGCGACAGACGTCGACCGCGCCGTGGCCGCCGCGAAGAGGGCGTTTCCCGGATGGAGCCGGACGCCGGCGGCCGAGCGTTCCCGGCTTCTTCTCCGGCTGGCCGATCTGATCGAAGGAGACTTCGAGAATCTCATCGAGATGGAGTCCCGCGATACCGGGAAGAGCATCTCGCTCGCGCGGAAGCTCGACATCCCGAGGGCCGTGCTCAATTTCAGATTCTTCGCGACGGCGATTCTCCACGAGCAGGCGGAGTCGCACGCCACCGATCAGGCCGCGGTCAATTACACGCTGAGGCAGCCTCTCGGCGTCGCTGGCCTGATCTCGCCATGGAATCTTCCGCTCTATCTCCTCTCCTGGAAGATTGCTCCCGCGATCGCCACGGGCAACACGTGCGTCGCCAAACCGTCGGAGCTGACTCCGCGGACGGCGATGCGGCTCTCGGAGCTCGTCGCAGAGGCGGAGATTCCTCGGGGAGTCATCAACATCGTGCATGGCCGGGGGCCGGAGGCAGGCGCGGCCATCTCGGGGCACCCCGAGGTGCCGCTGATCTCGTTCACCGGCGGAACCGCAACCGGCGAGATCGTCGCGCGAACCGCCGCCCCGATGTTCAAGAAGCTTTCGCTCGAGCTCGGAGGAAAAAACCCCAACGTGATCTTCGCGGATGCTGATCTCGACGAGGCGATCGCCGGGACGCTCCGTTCGAGCTTCTGGAATCAGGGTGAGATCTGCCTATGCGGATCCCGCATTCTCGTCGAGAGGTCGATCTTCGACGAATTCATGAAGAGATTCGTCGAGGAAACCGAAAAGCTCGTCGTCGGCGATCCTCTCGACGACGCGACCGACGTCGGAGCGCTGATCAGCCGCGAGCATCTCGACAAGGTCCTCGGATACGTCGAGCTCGCCCGGGAGGAAGGGGGCGAGATCGTGAGCGGCGGAAAGCGGCCCGGATCGCTTCCCCCGCGGATCGCGAACGGCTGGTTTCTCGAGCCGACGATCATCACCGGGCTCGGCAGCGAGTGCCGTACGTTTCAGGAAGAGATCTTCGGCCCGGTCGTCACGGTGACGCCGTTCGATGACGAGGATGAGGCAGTCCGGCTCGCGAACGACGTCCGCTACGGACTCTCGGCGTCGGTCTGGACCAGCAATCTCGGCCGGGCTCATCGCGTGGCTGCGCGAATCGATTCCGGAACCGTGTGGGTGAACACCTGGCTGCTTCGCGATCTGCGCACAGCGTTCGGCGGGATGAAAGCGAGCGGGGTCGGGCGCGAAGGTGGCCGCTGGTCGCTCGAGTTCTTCACCGAGCCGAAGACAGTGTGTGTGAAGCTGTAG
- a CDS encoding beta-glucosidase, with protein MSHRLKFPERFLWGAATSAYQIEGAPLADGAGASIWHRFSHTKGKVANGDTGDVACDHYNRWRDDIALMRELGLGAYRFSIAWGRILPAGTGAVNEKGLDFYRRLVDGLLDAGIRPMITLYHWDLPAALDDRGGWLNRDIADWFAEYASVAFRALDDRNPLWVTLNEPWVVSDGGYLHGVLAPGHANRFEAPIASHNLLRAHGAAVQAYRSTGKGKIGLVVNIEPKYPASDSEADLAATRRADAYMNRQYLDPALLGSYPEEMTEMFGEAFPAWPDEDLQLIRQPIDFLGINYYTRAVVRDDPNEPIERAERVRQPHATHMTTGWEVYAAGLRDTLVWVTERYGRIPLYVTENGAAFYDPPAVEGDILEDPLRVDYLRAHFRAALDAIKQGVDLRGYFIWSLLDNFEWAHGFSQRLGIVHVNYQTQKRTMKRSGRFVADVIRGRD; from the coding sequence ATGTCACATCGTCTGAAGTTTCCCGAGCGGTTTCTCTGGGGTGCCGCGACCTCCGCGTATCAGATCGAGGGGGCGCCTCTCGCCGACGGCGCGGGGGCGTCGATCTGGCACCGCTTCAGCCACACGAAAGGCAAAGTCGCGAACGGCGATACGGGTGACGTCGCCTGCGATCATTACAACCGCTGGCGCGATGACATCGCCCTCATGCGCGAGCTCGGCCTGGGGGCCTACAGATTCAGCATCGCGTGGGGACGGATCCTTCCTGCAGGCACCGGAGCAGTCAACGAAAAGGGGCTCGACTTCTATCGCCGGCTCGTCGACGGACTCCTCGACGCCGGCATCCGCCCGATGATCACGCTCTATCACTGGGATCTCCCGGCCGCTCTGGATGACCGCGGGGGCTGGCTGAATCGCGACATTGCGGACTGGTTCGCCGAATACGCCTCGGTCGCATTCCGAGCGCTGGACGACCGGAATCCGCTCTGGGTCACGCTCAACGAGCCGTGGGTGGTCTCCGACGGCGGCTACCTCCACGGCGTCCTCGCTCCGGGTCACGCCAACCGTTTCGAGGCACCCATCGCTTCGCACAATCTGCTCCGGGCTCACGGGGCCGCGGTCCAGGCGTACCGATCGACCGGCAAAGGGAAGATCGGACTCGTCGTCAACATCGAGCCGAAGTACCCCGCCTCGGATAGCGAAGCCGACCTCGCTGCGACGCGTCGCGCCGACGCCTACATGAACCGGCAGTACCTCGATCCCGCTCTGCTCGGCTCGTATCCGGAGGAGATGACCGAGATGTTCGGCGAAGCCTTCCCCGCCTGGCCGGACGAGGACCTCCAGCTCATCCGCCAGCCGATCGACTTTCTCGGGATCAACTACTACACGCGCGCCGTCGTCCGGGACGATCCGAACGAGCCGATCGAGCGGGCGGAGCGAGTCCGGCAGCCTCACGCGACGCACATGACGACAGGATGGGAGGTCTACGCCGCGGGACTGCGCGACACGCTCGTCTGGGTCACCGAGCGCTATGGCCGGATTCCGCTCTATGTGACCGAGAACGGCGCCGCCTTCTACGACCCGCCCGCCGTCGAGGGGGACATTCTCGAGGATCCGCTTCGAGTCGACTATCTCCGCGCGCACTTCCGGGCGGCTCTCGACGCCATCAAGCAGGGAGTCGACCTCCGCGGCTACTTCATCTGGTCGCTGCTCGACAACTTCGAGTGGGCCCACGGCTTCTCCCAGCGGCTCGGCATCGTCCACGTCAACTACCAGACGCAGAAGCGAACGATGAAGCGGAGCGGCCGGTTCGTGGCCGATGTGATCAGGGGAAGGGATTAG
- a CDS encoding addiction module protein: MSPELLEEAKRLTVEERLELVTGIWDTVAEDASAALLPVSNEHRRELDRRLEDRQQNPDSESSWTEVAERLRNR, encoded by the coding sequence ATGAGTCCTGAACTTCTCGAAGAGGCGAAACGGCTGACTGTCGAGGAGCGGCTCGAGCTCGTCACTGGGATTTGGGACACCGTCGCCGAGGACGCCAGCGCCGCGTTGCTTCCTGTATCCAACGAGCATCGCCGCGAGTTGGATCGACGGCTGGAAGATCGTCAACAGAATCCGGACTCCGAGTCCTCCTGGACCGAAGTAGCAGAGCGTCTCCGCAATCGGTGA
- a CDS encoding DUF3618 domain-containing protein — protein MDQVTGALNKEDDDRRSRERSVEDIERDIHRTQNEMSRTIDSIQYRLSPDYLKTRARMRMKDTSRGIMDRIKENPGASAITGLGLFMLLRGGSSSENGRDENEDFAYVMMCDTCGVPVYEHQGRNHGFTERMQERGSDFKATAREKGSDLKHKAADAAHSVEEKASDVKDRVQESAERMGERAHSAKTRVQQTARRAGRRTQRKFEEDPLLMGAIGIAAGALLGALIPETDRERELMGETRDDLMRRSKKFAREKGEQVKQVAEHAKDAAVDEAKKESKRQNLTGAGKDQQRQSQSAPTI, from the coding sequence GTGGATCAGGTCACAGGTGCACTGAACAAAGAGGACGATGATCGCCGCTCTCGCGAGAGAAGCGTCGAGGACATCGAGCGCGACATTCACCGAACACAGAACGAGATGAGCCGGACGATCGATTCGATCCAGTACCGGCTCTCTCCCGACTACCTGAAAACGAGAGCGAGGATGCGAATGAAAGACACTTCGAGAGGAATCATGGACAGAATCAAGGAGAATCCGGGGGCCTCGGCCATCACCGGTCTCGGACTCTTCATGCTGCTTCGCGGCGGCAGTTCTTCGGAAAACGGCCGCGACGAGAATGAGGACTTCGCCTACGTCATGATGTGTGACACCTGTGGAGTCCCTGTGTACGAGCATCAGGGACGCAACCACGGATTCACCGAGCGGATGCAGGAGCGCGGCAGCGACTTCAAGGCGACCGCTCGTGAGAAGGGGAGCGACCTCAAGCACAAGGCGGCCGATGCGGCGCATTCGGTCGAAGAGAAGGCCAGTGATGTGAAGGACCGGGTTCAGGAATCAGCGGAACGGATGGGCGAGCGAGCTCATTCGGCGAAGACGCGCGTTCAGCAGACGGCTCGCAGGGCCGGACGCAGGACGCAGCGGAAATTCGAAGAAGATCCTCTCCTGATGGGAGCCATCGGAATCGCCGCCGGAGCGCTACTCGGCGCCCTGATCCCGGAGACCGACCGCGAGCGCGAGCTGATGGGTGAGACCAGAGATGATCTGATGCGTCGCTCGAAGAAATTCGCGCGTGAGAAGGGCGAGCAGGTCAAACAGGTCGCCGAGCACGCCAAAGACGCCGCGGTCGACGAAGCGAAGAAGGAATCGAAGCGGCAGAACCTGACCGGCGCTGGGAAAGATCAGCAGCGACAGAGTCAGAGCGCGCCGACGATCTGA
- a CDS encoding FRG domain-containing protein, with amino-acid sequence MDEIRVDSWPRLHEELFAGSWLPEIGRHRSPFVFRGSDSAPHTLRSSLQKGGFEKYEHHLLKHFRKYSRRGTNASESAWDWLALAKHHGLPTRMLDWTYSPYIALHFATADLERFDQDGVIWCIDFAAAHRLLPPRIRQSLDEEEARIFTGEMLSGLASTMHEFDTLAAESEFILFFEPPSLDDRIVNQFALFSVPSSARLEVEDFLAAHPHILRRIVFPSSLKWEIRDHLDQANITERVLFPGLDGLASWLKRYYTSR; translated from the coding sequence GTGGATGAGATTCGTGTGGACAGCTGGCCGAGGCTCCACGAGGAGCTCTTCGCCGGATCGTGGCTGCCGGAGATCGGGCGCCATCGTTCACCATTCGTGTTTCGTGGGTCCGATTCCGCGCCGCACACGCTGAGAAGCTCCCTGCAGAAGGGTGGATTCGAGAAGTACGAACATCATCTGCTCAAACACTTCCGGAAATACTCCCGCCGAGGAACCAACGCGAGTGAATCGGCGTGGGACTGGCTTGCGCTCGCGAAGCATCACGGCCTTCCGACGCGCATGCTCGACTGGACCTATTCGCCCTACATCGCGCTCCATTTCGCGACGGCGGATCTGGAACGTTTCGATCAGGACGGCGTCATCTGGTGCATTGATTTCGCTGCCGCTCACCGGCTCCTCCCTCCGCGGATCCGTCAATCGCTCGATGAAGAGGAAGCTCGCATCTTCACCGGTGAGATGCTGAGCGGACTCGCTTCCACAATGCACGAGTTCGATACGCTGGCTGCCGAGTCGGAATTCATCCTGTTCTTCGAGCCACCCTCGCTCGATGACCGGATCGTGAACCAGTTCGCACTCTTCTCGGTCCCCTCCAGCGCCCGTCTCGAAGTCGAGGACTTCCTCGCCGCGCATCCTCACATTCTTCGCCGGATCGTCTTCCCGTCGTCACTGAAGTGGGAGATCCGCGACCACCTGGACCAGGCGAACATCACGGAGCGGGTTCTTTTCCCCGGGCTCGATGGACTGGCGTCATGGCTCAAGCGTTATTACACGAGTCGCTGA
- a CDS encoding phage holin family protein: MEAHDRRYAEEHTLGELFSELTTDARTLVRQELELAKTEMREKAAKVGKDAGLIALGGVLLYVGTLVLIAAAVIGLGHLIGYGLSALLIGVVVAGTGAAIALGAKKDLQKSTLTPEETKKTMKETKTWIRSQVH, translated from the coding sequence ATGGAAGCGCACGATCGAAGATACGCCGAAGAGCACACCCTCGGCGAGCTCTTCTCGGAGCTGACGACTGACGCCAGGACGCTCGTTCGCCAGGAACTGGAGCTCGCAAAAACGGAAATGCGCGAGAAGGCAGCGAAGGTCGGAAAGGACGCCGGCCTGATTGCGCTGGGCGGAGTGCTTCTCTACGTGGGAACGCTGGTGCTCATTGCGGCGGCCGTCATCGGCCTCGGCCATCTGATCGGGTACGGCCTGTCGGCACTCCTGATCGGAGTGGTGGTCGCCGGAACGGGGGCCGCGATCGCACTCGGTGCGAAGAAAGACCTCCAGAAGAGCACTCTGACTCCCGAGGAAACGAAAAAGACGATGAAGGAGACGAAGACGTGGATCAGGTCACAGGTGCACTGA
- a CDS encoding asparaginase: MSRTIDWQPLVEYRRNGVAENTVHGAVSWVSGKNLVHSFGGNVEVYGRSMAKPLMMKVFAADFESALTPEQKAIAVSSHNGDTEHVRVVKSILAEGEWGLMQAPRDVPLIQFGRQVRRPRRWYHTCSGEHAAILYGCRLRGWSRVGYVWPHHPFFQAYLGYLRDVLEGEWQDGVIAKDGCGLPTVSMTVTDLARLFANLVTEKHDDWIWSSMTDFPDLIGGFNRLDSTILKACGGRVIAKEGADGLLGMAIEHPDYPDGLGIVVKIAHGWNPQATWYIARFILGVLGFEFRNPYKLHRQKAFIVPEVIPPHLQSRIGSIVPWDSWDPDIDRWEFDPEEFSTDQRVRSER, from the coding sequence GTGAGCAGAACGATCGATTGGCAGCCCCTCGTCGAGTACCGTCGCAACGGCGTCGCCGAGAACACCGTTCACGGCGCCGTCTCCTGGGTGTCGGGGAAGAACCTCGTCCACTCGTTCGGAGGCAACGTCGAGGTCTACGGACGTTCGATGGCGAAGCCGCTCATGATGAAGGTATTCGCCGCGGACTTCGAGTCGGCGCTGACGCCCGAGCAGAAGGCGATCGCGGTCTCGTCGCACAACGGCGACACCGAGCACGTCCGCGTCGTGAAGTCGATCCTCGCCGAGGGGGAGTGGGGGCTGATGCAGGCCCCGCGGGACGTGCCGCTGATCCAGTTCGGACGCCAGGTCCGGCGCCCGCGGCGGTGGTACCACACATGTTCGGGCGAGCACGCCGCGATCCTCTACGGCTGCCGGCTCAGAGGCTGGAGCCGCGTCGGCTACGTCTGGCCCCACCATCCCTTCTTCCAGGCGTACCTCGGGTATCTCCGCGATGTCCTCGAGGGAGAGTGGCAGGACGGCGTCATCGCAAAGGACGGCTGCGGGCTTCCGACCGTCTCGATGACCGTGACCGATCTCGCACGGCTCTTCGCGAATCTCGTCACCGAGAAGCACGACGACTGGATCTGGAGCTCGATGACCGACTTTCCCGATCTCATCGGCGGCTTCAACCGGCTCGATTCCACCATCCTCAAGGCCTGCGGCGGACGCGTCATCGCCAAGGAAGGCGCCGACGGGCTTCTCGGAATGGCGATCGAGCACCCCGACTACCCCGACGGCCTCGGGATCGTCGTCAAGATCGCGCACGGATGGAACCCGCAGGCAACCTGGTACATCGCGCGGTTCATTCTCGGCGTGCTCGGGTTCGAGTTCCGCAACCCGTACAAGCTCCACCGCCAGAAGGCCTTCATCGTTCCGGAAGTGATCCCGCCGCACCTCCAGTCGCGGATCGGTTCGATCGTGCCGTGGGACTCGTGGGACCCCGACATCGACCGCTGGGAGTTCGATCCGGAGGAGTTCTCGACCGACCAGAGAGTCAGGAGTGAAAGGTAA